From Geomonas agri, one genomic window encodes:
- a CDS encoding DUF1294 domain-containing protein, translating into MGYAEAGEHRKPPSYLLGPASLLLLAVLVRLELFPAALLYVYLLASLATFLLYAVDKNAAVAGVRRVRERTLHLAALCCGWPGAVLAQRLLHHKTQKGSFLVVFRLTVLANAAVLALYGWACPGG; encoded by the coding sequence ATGGGATACGCCGAGGCAGGTGAGCATCGCAAGCCACCTAGCTACCTTTTGGGCCCCGCCTCTTTGCTGTTGCTTGCCGTCCTGGTCCGGCTGGAATTGTTCCCGGCAGCGCTGCTCTACGTTTACCTGCTGGCGAGTCTCGCCACCTTTCTCCTTTACGCCGTGGACAAGAATGCCGCGGTAGCCGGGGTGCGCCGGGTCCGCGAGCGCACCCTGCACCTGGCGGCCCTGTGCTGTGGTTGGCCCGGTGCCGTCCTGGCGCAGCGCCTGCTGCACCACAAGACGCAGAAGGGCTCCTTCCTGGTGGTGTTCCGCTTGACCGTCCTTGCCAACGCCGCAGTACTTGCCCTGTACGGCTGGGCGTGTCCGGGCGGGTGA
- a CDS encoding PilZ domain-containing protein, whose translation MTELRQFYRAPSSKRVELVHHGECLTGSLENISFNGALLHLRHAAALPGGTGCLLRIHLDPDPNFRPPLQIWTEVVHVNDELLGVKFVDHDVDGSGCITILMELMREEPDQDQDNVDRIRGYLADYCNTP comes from the coding sequence ATGACAGAGTTGCGACAGTTTTATCGGGCCCCCTCCTCCAAAAGGGTGGAACTGGTGCACCACGGCGAGTGCCTTACCGGCAGCCTGGAGAACATTTCCTTCAACGGCGCCCTGCTGCACCTGCGCCACGCCGCTGCACTTCCCGGCGGTACCGGCTGCCTGCTGCGCATCCATCTCGACCCCGATCCTAACTTCCGTCCCCCATTGCAGATCTGGACCGAGGTGGTGCACGTCAACGACGAGCTGCTCGGCGTCAAGTTTGTCGACCACGACGTGGATGGCAGCGGCTGCATCACGATCCTGATGGAGCTTATGCGCGAAGAGCCCGACCAGGACCAGGACAACGTGGACCGCATCCGCGGCTACCTGGCCGACTACTGCAACACCCCCTGA